The Rana temporaria chromosome 4, aRanTem1.1, whole genome shotgun sequence genome contains a region encoding:
- the SMIM8 gene encoding small integral membrane protein 8, producing MSSSPSEPSDIKNDAPKEKDYRTPGFRGIKTTSLFRAVNPELFIKPNKPIMAFGLFTITMCVAYIAYLHATAENKKDLYEAIDSEGNRYTRRKTSRWD from the exons ATGTCTTCATCTCCCTCGGAGCCGTCAGACATTAAAAATGATGCACCTAAAGAGAAGGATTATCGGACCCCTGGATTCAGAGGAATAAAGACAACCAGTCTGTTCCGAGCTGTCAACCCTGAGCTTTTCATCAAACCA AACAAACCAATAATGGCATTTGGACTATTTACAATAACAATGTGTGTTGCCTATATTGCCTATTTACATGCGACAGCGGAAAATAAAAAGGACTTGTATGAAGCAATTGACAGTGAAGGAAACCGATACACAAGAAGAAAGACCTCCAGATGGGATTGA